The Nonlabens spongiae genome contains a region encoding:
- a CDS encoding ComF family protein translates to MHLFYPEVCQGCSTSLFKGENVLCFTCKAQLPIAYQHLDADDKVKELFYGRTEIAHARSLFFYEKIGIVQQLTHALKYQGQEQISSYLGKMMSEHMKTDPGFQKVTHVLPVPVHPKRLKKRGYNQVDGFGKEIAKALNAKYLPNLLVKTKNTINQAKLGQVKRSDETKSIYTLNEPERIPEGTHLLIVDDVITTGTTLSLCTRELQNIQGIKLYVATMSISI, encoded by the coding sequence ATGCACCTCTTTTATCCTGAGGTTTGTCAAGGTTGCAGCACTTCGCTTTTTAAAGGTGAAAATGTGTTGTGTTTTACTTGTAAGGCTCAGCTGCCTATCGCATATCAACATCTAGATGCAGATGACAAGGTCAAGGAACTTTTTTATGGGCGTACTGAAATTGCTCATGCTCGTAGTTTGTTTTTCTATGAAAAAATCGGGATTGTCCAGCAGCTGACCCATGCGTTAAAATATCAGGGACAAGAACAAATAAGCAGCTACTTGGGTAAAATGATGTCTGAACACATGAAAACTGACCCGGGATTTCAAAAAGTGACTCATGTGCTCCCAGTTCCTGTGCACCCCAAACGCTTGAAGAAACGCGGCTATAATCAGGTGGATGGTTTTGGAAAAGAGATCGCAAAAGCCCTTAATGCCAAATATTTACCGAACCTACTCGTTAAGACTAAAAATACAATCAATCAGGCCAAGCTGGGTCAGGTGAAACGTAGTGATGAAACTAAATCTATCTACACTTTGAATGAACCGGAACGAATTCCTGAAGGTACGCACCTTCTCATCGTAGATGACGTTATCACAACGGGAACTACTTTAAGCTTATGTACTCGCGAGCTGCAAAACATTCAAGGTATCAAACTTTACGTAGCCACTATGTCAATATCTATTTAA
- a CDS encoding Ig-like domain-containing protein: MKKNLAFLSSVALMMLLLVQCAKRGSPSGGPIDELPPIIVSVYPENYSTNFEAKEITIRFNEYIKFKDLRKQLVISPPMEYPPIILPQGGVGKEITIRIQDTLLENTTYVINFGQSVVDNNEGNPYPFLKYVFSTGDYVDSLKLKGQIKNVLEFETDEFVNVLLYELDSTYTDSAVFKEQPRYILNTLDSLTTFTMENLKEGTYQMVALKEENSDYRYDPSREKIGFYPEPITLPSDETYVINLYKQNLDAEIENAKHVSEFRIDVGYKGYLDSLKIEPVDKNLLYESRITKLDATDTLQYWLKPIPQVDTLRLNASLGNFQEEFKVTIKDSLKIDTLSINSKANDYQKKFFKNGSIISATTPIESVNENLFEVIDKDSTAVPFTLKIDSLRNFVQIDYKEEESQRYQMKVFPGAITDFYGSTNKDTLSLNQVTKANKEFGNIYIQTTNGEEFPVIVQIVTKDLKVVAQEVISTNKEIAFELMNPNTYYIRWIYDTNKNGRYDPGNILNREQPERIQYLRKEINLKPNWDVNEIISLE, from the coding sequence GTGAAAAAGAATCTAGCTTTTCTATCCAGCGTTGCATTAATGATGCTCCTGCTGGTGCAATGTGCCAAAAGAGGTAGTCCCAGCGGCGGTCCCATAGATGAATTGCCGCCTATAATTGTGAGTGTTTATCCTGAAAACTATTCTACCAATTTTGAAGCAAAGGAAATCACCATTAGATTTAACGAGTACATTAAATTTAAAGATCTGCGCAAGCAACTGGTCATTTCTCCCCCCATGGAATATCCGCCTATTATTTTGCCTCAAGGTGGTGTAGGAAAAGAAATTACGATACGTATTCAAGATACCTTACTAGAAAATACAACGTATGTGATCAATTTTGGCCAAAGCGTGGTGGATAATAATGAAGGAAATCCCTATCCGTTTTTGAAATATGTATTTAGTACGGGTGATTATGTAGATTCCTTGAAACTCAAAGGACAAATCAAAAATGTACTTGAATTTGAAACCGACGAATTTGTAAATGTATTGCTTTACGAGTTGGACTCTACCTACACTGACAGTGCCGTCTTCAAAGAGCAGCCGCGCTACATTCTTAATACGCTGGATAGCTTGACCACATTCACCATGGAAAACCTCAAAGAGGGAACTTATCAAATGGTGGCACTCAAAGAGGAAAACAGCGATTATAGATACGATCCTTCTAGAGAGAAAATAGGTTTCTATCCAGAACCTATTACACTACCTTCTGATGAAACCTACGTTATCAATTTGTACAAACAAAATTTAGATGCAGAAATTGAAAATGCCAAGCATGTTTCTGAATTTAGAATCGACGTAGGTTATAAAGGGTACTTAGATAGTTTGAAAATCGAGCCGGTCGATAAAAATTTACTTTATGAAAGCCGTATCACCAAACTAGACGCCACTGACACTTTGCAATATTGGTTAAAGCCAATACCTCAAGTCGACACCTTGAGACTTAATGCGTCTCTGGGAAATTTTCAAGAAGAGTTCAAGGTCACGATTAAAGACAGTTTAAAAATCGACACTCTGAGTATCAATTCAAAAGCAAACGATTATCAAAAAAAGTTTTTCAAGAATGGGTCTATAATTTCAGCTACCACACCTATTGAATCTGTAAATGAAAATTTATTTGAGGTGATTGATAAAGACAGTACAGCTGTTCCTTTTACTTTGAAAATCGACAGTTTGAGAAATTTTGTACAAATCGATTACAAAGAAGAAGAGAGCCAGCGCTACCAGATGAAAGTCTTCCCAGGCGCCATCACCGATTTTTACGGATCAACCAATAAAGACACTTTAAGCCTGAATCAAGTCACCAAGGCAAATAAAGAATTTGGAAATATTTATATCCAGACAACTAATGGAGAAGAATTTCCCGTCATTGTCCAAATCGTCACCAAAGATTTAAAAGTCGTTGCGCAGGAAGTGATTTCTACTAACAAAGAAATCGCTTTTGAATTGATGAACCCCAATACCTATTATATCAGGTGGATTTATGATACCAATAAAAATGGACGCTACGACCCTGGGAATATTCTCAACCGCGAGCAACCAGAACGGATTCAATATTTAAGGAAGGAAATCAATTTAAAGCCAAATTGGGACGTAAATGAGATTATAAGTCTAGAGTAA
- a CDS encoding nitrilase family protein, producing the protein MKGKNELRVSLIQTSLEWENPQANLAAFSDKFKQLKGKTDLVIIPEMFTTGFSMKPQGIASDEKIYTYLKTRAAEGNFAIYGSSMLKKSDGSFVNRGLFATPEGDLFIYDKRHTFTLAGEQKVYDKGGKPVMAEYLGWKFNLQICYDLRFPVYARNTQDYDVVIYVANWPVLRVNAWDALLKARAIENMAYSIGVNRVGTDGTGMNYNGHSQVYNILGKEMIDHPWETDGVKTVILKKSEIEKYREKLRFLGDRDAFTLDL; encoded by the coding sequence ATGAAGGGTAAAAACGAGCTGCGAGTAAGTCTGATACAAACTTCCTTAGAATGGGAGAATCCTCAGGCAAATCTTGCTGCTTTTTCAGATAAATTCAAGCAGCTTAAGGGAAAGACCGATCTAGTAATCATCCCTGAAATGTTCACCACGGGATTCTCTATGAAGCCGCAAGGTATTGCAAGTGATGAAAAAATTTACACGTATCTAAAAACCCGAGCTGCCGAAGGAAACTTTGCGATCTACGGAAGCTCCATGCTTAAAAAAAGCGATGGCAGTTTTGTCAACAGAGGCCTATTTGCAACGCCTGAGGGAGATTTATTTATCTACGATAAACGACACACTTTTACACTAGCGGGCGAGCAAAAGGTTTATGACAAAGGTGGCAAACCTGTCATGGCAGAATACCTGGGCTGGAAGTTCAATCTGCAAATTTGCTACGATCTGAGATTTCCAGTTTACGCACGAAACACTCAAGATTATGATGTGGTGATCTACGTAGCAAACTGGCCCGTGCTTCGTGTAAATGCTTGGGACGCATTGTTAAAAGCCCGCGCCATTGAGAACATGGCTTACAGCATAGGCGTTAATCGTGTGGGGACTGATGGAACGGGTATGAATTATAACGGTCACTCTCAAGTTTACAATATATTAGGTAAAGAGATGATCGATCACCCTTGGGAAACCGATGGGGTAAAAACAGTAATTCTTAAAAAATCGGAAATTGAAAAATACCGTGAGAAGTTACGTTTTCTGGGAGATCGTGACGCATTTACTCTAGACTTATAA
- the arfB gene encoding alternative ribosome rescue aminoacyl-tRNA hydrolase ArfB, whose protein sequence is MDRDQIQKEFHFKAVASSGAGGHHVNKVATKVQLYFDVLNSLAFAKAEHSRIIARLNNRLTNDGVLILSDQSSRSQATNKERVIQSLFALLEEARKPIKARKKTGIPKAVKRKRLEAKRRKSEKKNNRNYRYEG, encoded by the coding sequence ATGGATAGAGATCAAATTCAAAAAGAGTTCCATTTTAAAGCGGTTGCCAGCAGCGGTGCTGGTGGTCATCATGTGAATAAAGTGGCGACAAAGGTGCAACTGTACTTTGATGTTTTGAATAGTCTCGCTTTCGCGAAAGCGGAACACTCAAGAATCATCGCCAGATTAAACAACCGGCTCACAAATGATGGCGTGTTGATCCTTTCTGATCAGAGTTCACGCAGCCAGGCCACCAATAAAGAACGCGTGATCCAATCGCTGTTTGCCTTACTGGAAGAAGCGAGAAAACCTATAAAGGCCCGCAAGAAAACAGGAATTCCCAAAGCCGTAAAACGCAAGAGACTGGAGGCTAAAAGGAGAAAAAGCGAGAAAAAAAACAATAGAAACTACCGCTATGAAGGGTAA
- a CDS encoding DUF4301 family protein: MKLTDTQQKQLEDKGISQEKLKEQIRRFQEGFPTLRLNRAAIIDDGIVSLRSVDIEALKDQYDSQKDDLDILKFVPASGAATRMFKFLHEFLSNYDPKKESVNSYINKNKVDQLFTFFTALEKFPFYAEVKKSLEQKYSDWGSKDEGEQKFLFVREMMEKNGFNYGGMPKGLVPFHKYKDHIATAFEEHLFEAAIYASCTGKARLHFTIAPAFKSDFKEEFKRIEEHVEQKTGISFDVTYSFQQPHTDTVAVDEENNPIVLDDGTLFFRPAGHGALLDNLDKQDADLIFVKNIDNVTVSSLEKEICDYKKILAGYLLKKRSKVFDYLEKLDNSNVSDELQKEMEKFLENDLCTVFPRDYFKYKTEYQHKYLFDKLNRPLRVCGMVKNEGEPGGGPFWVEDKFGEISIEIVEGVQVDKNSSSQQKIARSGTHFNPVDIVCSVRDHKGNKYNLHEYSDPDTGFITYKSSKGKEIKAQELPGLWNGGMSEWNSIFLEMPLKTFNPVKTVNDLLKPAHQLNG; this comes from the coding sequence ATGAAACTAACTGACACCCAGCAAAAACAACTTGAAGATAAAGGAATCTCTCAAGAAAAACTCAAGGAACAGATACGCCGATTTCAAGAGGGCTTCCCCACTTTACGACTGAATCGGGCAGCAATCATCGATGATGGAATCGTGAGTCTCAGGTCAGTTGACATTGAGGCGCTCAAAGATCAATATGACAGCCAGAAAGATGATCTAGACATCTTAAAATTTGTTCCAGCCAGCGGTGCCGCCACGCGCATGTTCAAATTCTTACATGAGTTTCTTTCTAATTATGATCCTAAAAAAGAATCGGTTAACTCGTATATCAATAAGAATAAGGTAGATCAGCTTTTCACTTTCTTCACGGCGCTGGAAAAATTTCCCTTTTATGCTGAGGTGAAAAAATCCCTCGAGCAGAAATATTCTGATTGGGGGTCAAAGGATGAAGGAGAGCAAAAGTTTTTGTTTGTACGTGAAATGATGGAAAAAAACGGCTTCAATTACGGCGGGATGCCCAAAGGTCTTGTTCCATTTCACAAATACAAAGACCACATCGCCACGGCTTTTGAAGAGCATCTTTTTGAGGCTGCGATTTACGCCTCATGTACGGGAAAGGCGCGCCTCCACTTCACAATTGCTCCCGCGTTTAAATCAGACTTCAAGGAAGAATTTAAGCGCATTGAGGAACACGTGGAACAAAAAACGGGAATCAGTTTTGATGTGACCTATTCCTTCCAGCAACCGCATACCGATACAGTCGCGGTAGATGAGGAAAACAATCCCATCGTGCTGGATGATGGCACCCTATTTTTTAGGCCCGCTGGCCATGGGGCGCTGCTCGATAATCTGGATAAACAAGATGCTGACCTCATTTTTGTAAAGAATATTGATAATGTTACGGTTTCCAGTTTGGAAAAGGAGATCTGCGATTATAAAAAAATCCTTGCCGGCTATCTTTTGAAAAAGCGTTCAAAGGTTTTTGATTATCTGGAAAAACTGGATAATAGCAATGTTAGCGACGAGCTACAAAAAGAAATGGAGAAATTTCTAGAAAATGACCTCTGTACCGTTTTTCCTCGAGATTACTTTAAATACAAAACGGAGTACCAGCACAAATACCTATTTGACAAGCTCAACCGCCCATTACGGGTTTGCGGGATGGTAAAAAATGAGGGGGAACCTGGTGGCGGCCCGTTCTGGGTTGAGGATAAATTTGGTGAGATTTCCATCGAGATTGTCGAGGGCGTTCAAGTCGACAAGAACAGCAGCTCGCAGCAAAAAATTGCTCGCAGCGGTACGCACTTCAATCCGGTGGATATTGTGTGCAGCGTGCGTGACCATAAAGGAAATAAATACAATTTACACGAGTACAGCGATCCAGACACTGGGTTTATCACCTATAAATCAAGCAAGGGTAAAGAGATCAAGGCGCAGGAACTTCCAGGTCTTTGGAACGGTGGCATGTCTGAGTGGAACAGCATTTTCTTAGAGATGCCGCTCAAAACTTTCAATCCGGTCAAGACGGTGAACGATCTGCTCAAACCCGCACACCAGTTGAATGGATAG
- a CDS encoding AAA family ATPase, whose translation MEKTPPQKEFSGKRVVLFGPESTGKSTLSRKLAKHYHTTYIPEFAREYLQEKMDQTGTVCALEDLMPITRGQRRLENEAAKKAHKFLFCDTDALETWVYSHIYFNVAPEELEQVIALSEYDLYLLMQVDIPWQKDDIRDRPDDRAYIFNQFEDALKKFDKNYGIVTGTGEQRLENAIQIIEQTFK comes from the coding sequence ATGGAAAAAACACCACCTCAGAAGGAATTTAGTGGCAAGCGAGTAGTACTTTTTGGACCAGAGAGTACAGGTAAGAGTACGCTTTCGCGAAAGCTTGCAAAACACTACCACACCACCTACATTCCAGAATTTGCTAGGGAATATCTGCAAGAAAAAATGGATCAAACCGGCACCGTTTGCGCTCTAGAGGATTTAATGCCTATTACGCGTGGTCAGCGACGTTTAGAAAATGAGGCTGCAAAAAAAGCCCACAAATTCTTATTTTGCGATACAGATGCTTTGGAAACTTGGGTTTACAGTCATATTTATTTCAACGTGGCACCTGAAGAATTGGAGCAGGTCATAGCATTATCTGAGTACGACCTGTATTTACTTATGCAGGTTGACATACCTTGGCAGAAAGACGACATTAGGGACCGACCCGATGATCGAGCGTATATTTTTAACCAATTTGAGGACGCGCTCAAGAAATTTGACAAAAACTATGGAATCGTTACCGGAACTGGAGAACAGCGACTGGAAAACGCTATCCAAATCATAGAACAAACTTTTAAATGA
- the pnuC gene encoding nicotinamide riboside transporter PnuC has product MEIIDYIFGQYKEYSTLHIVLEILTVICSIVSVIFSARNSVLVYPFGILGTGIYVYLLFQWELPGDMIINAYYFIMSLYGWYNWSSDLGEEAIPVTRVSQEQWLQSLMIFLGAVIGVYVVYQLLGMLSSYLNYIDIFTTGIFFVGMWQMALRKLEHWLVLLVGNIITIPLYFIKGYSFSAILYIFLAYMAYVGFVEWKKHHLRRNLVASE; this is encoded by the coding sequence ATGGAAATAATCGATTACATTTTTGGACAATATAAGGAGTATTCTACTCTGCATATTGTTTTGGAGATATTGACAGTTATTTGCTCCATTGTTAGCGTAATATTTTCTGCACGAAATAGTGTCTTGGTATATCCATTTGGTATTTTAGGGACAGGAATTTATGTTTATTTATTATTTCAATGGGAACTGCCAGGCGATATGATTATTAACGCTTATTATTTCATCATGAGTCTGTACGGCTGGTACAACTGGAGCAGCGATTTGGGTGAGGAAGCGATTCCCGTGACACGAGTTTCTCAAGAGCAATGGCTGCAATCCCTGATGATCTTCCTAGGTGCAGTGATAGGTGTTTATGTCGTGTACCAGCTTTTAGGTATGCTCAGTTCCTATCTCAATTACATAGACATTTTTACCACGGGAATTTTCTTTGTGGGAATGTGGCAAATGGCTCTGCGCAAGCTGGAACATTGGCTGGTTTTATTGGTAGGAAATATAATCACGATTCCCTTATATTTTATTAAAGGTTACAGTTTTAGCGCTATTCTCTATATTTTTCTCGCTTATATGGCTTACGTAGGCTTCGTTGAATGGAAAAAACACCACCTCAGAAGGAATTTAGTGGCAAGCGAGTAG
- a CDS encoding thiamine-binding protein, translated as MKASIELTMSPLQGDYEEHIIKFIKKLRDSEFKILENPLSTQIYGDFKPMMQFLSEAMEESMRETQAVLFYMKVVKTDRHDYEPHF; from the coding sequence ATGAAAGCATCCATAGAATTAACCATGTCTCCGCTCCAAGGAGATTATGAAGAACACATTATAAAATTCATCAAGAAACTGCGCGACTCTGAATTTAAGATACTTGAAAACCCACTAAGCACGCAGATTTATGGCGACTTTAAACCCATGATGCAATTTTTGAGCGAGGCAATGGAGGAGAGCATGAGGGAAACACAAGCCGTTCTTTTTTACATGAAAGTGGTCAAAACTGACCGTCATGATTACGAGCCGCATTTTTGA
- the fic gene encoding protein adenylyltransferase Fic — MKNIDKQSLQKAYDLFESGKIDRIEVGSTRGLQEIHSYLFNDLYDHAGVIREKNISKGGFRFANALYLKEILLKIEQMPENDFKTIIAKYVEMNIAHPFMDGNGRSMRIWLDMMLKKKLRKVVNWQFVDKILYLQAMERSPINDLELRTLLSENLTSKVNDREIIFKGIEQSYYYEGYKKED; from the coding sequence ATGAAAAACATCGATAAACAAAGCTTGCAGAAGGCTTATGATTTATTTGAGTCGGGTAAAATAGACCGCATTGAAGTAGGATCTACACGAGGTTTACAAGAAATCCATAGCTATCTATTTAATGACCTGTATGATCATGCCGGCGTCATCCGAGAGAAGAATATTTCTAAAGGTGGTTTCCGGTTTGCGAATGCTTTGTACCTCAAGGAAATTTTATTGAAGATTGAACAGATGCCTGAAAATGATTTTAAAACCATCATTGCTAAATACGTTGAGATGAATATTGCCCATCCCTTTATGGACGGTAATGGGAGATCCATGAGAATTTGGTTGGATATGATGTTGAAAAAGAAACTTAGAAAAGTCGTTAACTGGCAGTTTGTAGATAAAATCTTGTATTTGCAAGCCATGGAGCGCAGCCCTATAAATGATCTGGAATTAAGAACGTTACTATCTGAGAACCTGACATCAAAAGTCAACGATAGAGAAATCATTTTCAAAGGAATCGAGCAATCTTACTATTACGAGGGCTACAAGAAAGAAGATTGA
- a CDS encoding geranylgeranylglyceryl/heptaprenylglyceryl phosphate synthase, whose translation MHKIYDLITSVERTLGILVDPEKMGFEEVSAFAKALSLNSSRIIKKFDVDQIVLLVGGSTMENVDFDKWTQHLRGSTKLPIILFPGSHKQVSSAADAILYLNLISGRNPDYLIGEQVAAAYKVQEARIEVIPTAYLLLDGKNESAVARVSNTTPMSQQDIDEVVKTALAGQFMGNKLIYLEAGSGAKQPVTDEIVKAVQQRVNTPTIVGGGLRTKQAIKSKFDAGARMVVVGTAIEENLSWLDI comes from the coding sequence ATGCATAAAATCTACGACCTAATCACTTCAGTTGAGCGCACGTTAGGGATTTTGGTAGATCCTGAAAAGATGGGATTTGAAGAGGTTTCCGCTTTCGCGAAAGCGTTATCTCTTAACAGCTCCAGAATTATCAAGAAGTTTGACGTAGACCAAATAGTTTTGCTGGTAGGCGGCAGTACCATGGAAAACGTGGATTTTGACAAGTGGACACAACACCTGAGAGGATCGACTAAACTACCTATTATACTTTTCCCAGGCTCGCACAAACAAGTTTCCAGCGCCGCAGATGCGATCCTGTACCTCAACTTGATCTCTGGTCGCAATCCAGACTACCTCATCGGTGAACAGGTGGCCGCAGCTTATAAGGTTCAAGAGGCAAGGATTGAGGTAATACCCACCGCGTATTTGTTGCTTGATGGCAAAAATGAGTCGGCGGTGGCGCGTGTTTCTAATACAACTCCCATGAGTCAGCAAGATATTGATGAGGTGGTTAAAACGGCTTTGGCAGGTCAGTTTATGGGTAATAAATTGATTTATCTCGAGGCGGGCAGCGGCGCAAAACAACCAGTTACCGATGAAATTGTAAAGGCGGTACAACAGCGAGTGAACACACCTACAATCGTAGGCGGTGGCTTGCGCACTAAGCAAGCCATTAAATCAAAATTTGATGCCGGCGCCAGAATGGTCGTGGTGGGCACAGCGATTGAAGAAAATCTGAGTTGGCTTGATATTTAA
- a CDS encoding 4'-phosphopantetheinyl transferase family protein, with protein MPLYKTLNNRSNTAVYIWEIVESEAWLRTDIELSQNSMNRLLTMSSELHRRGFLSIRHLLREAGYADNDLYYSENGKPYLKDGRHISITHSFTFTGIVISDSPTGIDIEKQRDKIQRIAIKFIDHESQYLNAIEDPTRELTVIWGAKESMYKLYGTKGLGFKAHCKVDRFNIDQETIACSLHFEEDRLDFDGFFLEMKGFTMVYILPKDA; from the coding sequence ATGCCGCTTTACAAAACACTTAACAACAGGAGTAATACCGCGGTATACATCTGGGAGATTGTGGAGAGTGAAGCATGGCTTAGAACAGACATTGAGTTGTCTCAAAACTCCATGAATCGGTTGCTTACCATGAGTTCTGAACTGCACCGCAGGGGGTTTTTAAGCATCAGGCATTTGTTGCGGGAGGCGGGCTACGCTGATAACGATCTATATTATTCAGAGAATGGGAAACCCTATCTCAAAGACGGCCGCCACATTTCCATTACGCATAGTTTTACTTTTACAGGGATTGTGATAAGTGATTCACCTACCGGAATTGATATTGAGAAGCAACGGGACAAGATTCAGCGAATTGCGATTAAATTTATTGATCACGAGAGTCAATATCTCAACGCTATTGAGGATCCCACCCGCGAGTTGACTGTTATTTGGGGTGCAAAAGAATCCATGTATAAATTATACGGCACAAAAGGCCTTGGATTTAAGGCACACTGCAAAGTGGATCGGTTTAATATAGATCAAGAAACTATAGCTTGCTCGCTCCATTTTGAAGAGGACCGTTTGGATTTTGACGGTTTTTTTCTTGAAATGAAAGGCTTCACCATGGTTTATATCCTCCCTAAAGATGCATAA
- the ahcY gene encoding adenosylhomocysteinase, producing MSTETIPYVPYKVKDISLAEYGRLEIELAEAEMPGLMSLREEYKDEQPLKGARIAGCLHMTIQTAVLIETLVALGADVTWSSCNIFSTQDHAAAAIAAAGIPVYAWKGMSEEEFNWCIEQTLFFGEERQPLNMILDDGGDLTNMVFDEYPELAKGIKGLSEETTTGVHRLYERMKNGTLVMPAINVNDSVTKSKFDNKYGCRESAVDAVRRATDTMLAGKRVVVCGYGDVGKGTAASFRGAGSIVTVTEIDPICALQAAMDGYEVKKLETVVGNADVVITTTGNKDIIRGEHFKAMRDKVIVCNIGHFDNEIDVAFLNKNYGDTKVEIKPQVDKYTIDGKDIILLAEGRLVNLGCATGHPSFVMSNSFTNQTLAQIELWNHSDKYKNEVYMLPKHLDEKVAALHLERIGAELTELKEYQADYIGVKVEGPFKPEYYRY from the coding sequence ATGAGCACAGAAACGATTCCTTACGTTCCTTACAAAGTAAAAGATATTTCCCTAGCCGAATACGGCCGCCTGGAAATTGAACTTGCCGAAGCAGAAATGCCCGGTCTAATGTCCCTAAGGGAAGAATATAAAGACGAGCAGCCACTTAAAGGCGCTCGCATCGCTGGTTGCCTTCACATGACTATACAAACTGCGGTTCTAATTGAAACTCTCGTTGCTCTGGGAGCCGATGTAACCTGGTCTTCTTGTAACATTTTTTCTACACAAGATCATGCAGCAGCAGCAATTGCAGCAGCTGGAATACCGGTTTATGCATGGAAGGGAATGAGTGAGGAAGAGTTTAACTGGTGTATCGAGCAGACATTGTTTTTTGGGGAAGAGCGCCAGCCGCTTAACATGATCCTAGATGATGGTGGAGACTTGACTAACATGGTTTTTGATGAATATCCAGAACTTGCCAAAGGCATCAAAGGTCTTTCTGAAGAAACAACTACTGGAGTTCACAGATTGTACGAGCGCATGAAAAACGGTACGCTAGTTATGCCAGCGATCAACGTAAACGACTCAGTAACCAAGTCTAAGTTTGACAATAAATACGGTTGTAGAGAAAGTGCAGTAGATGCCGTACGTCGCGCTACAGACACTATGCTTGCCGGTAAGCGTGTGGTAGTTTGTGGCTATGGTGATGTAGGTAAAGGTACTGCAGCTTCTTTTAGAGGTGCTGGATCTATCGTAACGGTTACTGAAATCGATCCTATCTGTGCCCTTCAAGCAGCTATGGATGGTTATGAAGTTAAGAAGCTGGAGACTGTCGTAGGAAATGCAGATGTAGTGATCACTACTACAGGTAATAAAGACATCATAAGAGGTGAGCACTTTAAAGCGATGCGCGACAAAGTGATCGTTTGTAACATAGGACACTTTGATAACGAGATCGACGTAGCTTTCTTGAACAAAAACTACGGAGATACTAAAGTTGAAATCAAGCCTCAGGTTGACAAATACACGATCGACGGGAAGGACATTATCCTTCTTGCAGAAGGTCGTTTAGTGAATTTAGGTTGTGCAACGGGTCACCCGAGTTTTGTAATGAGTAATTCATTTACGAACCAAACGCTTGCTCAAATAGAGTTGTGGAACCACTCTGACAAGTACAAGAATGAAGTATACATGCTTCCTAAGCACCTTGATGAAAAGGTTGCAGCGCTTCACCTTGAGCGTATAGGAGCAGAACTTACTGAACTGAAAGAATATCAAGCTGACTACATAGGTGTTAAAGTTGAAGGACCTTTCAAGCCAGAATATTACAGATACTAG